TCTCCCGGACGACGAGTGGGGCGAGTCCGAGCGAGGGCTCATCCAGCAGGAGGACCCGGGGCCGAGACATCAGGCCGCGTCCGATCGCGAGCATCTGCTGCTCGCCACCGCTTAGGGTCCCGCCCAACCGCCGGTCGAGGGCCCCGAGCTTGGGAAAGATCATGTAGGGGCGCGAGACGTCGTCACGGACCGCGGCCCGGTCGCGCCAGTAACGATGGTATCCGCCGAGCACGAGATTGTGCCGGACGGTGAGCGTGTTGAAGACCTGCCGCCGCTCCGGGACGAGGCTGATCCCCAGCCGCACGATGGCTTCCGCGGCGGTGCCGGTGATCGGCCGGCCGTCGAAGATGATCGCCCCGGCCCGCGGCGGGTAGACGCCGGCGATCGTCCCCAGCAAGGTGGACTTGCCGGCTCCGTTGGGGCCGATGATCGCCAGGATCTCCTGAGGCCGGACGTCCAGGTCGATCCCGTGGAGGACCTGGACGCTGCCGCGCCGCGCGATGAGCCCGGAGACCTCGAGCAGGGCACCGCTCACGGCGCCCCGCCGGGCGAGGCGTCGCCCCCGCTGCGGCTCACGGCGGCCACGTCCTCTCCCAGGTAGGCGGCGATGACCCGCGGGTCTTGCTGGATCGCCTGAGGCGGACCTACGGCGATCTTTTCGCCGTAGTCCAGGACGACCACGCGGTCCGCCGCTTCCATCACGACGTCCATGTTGTGCTCGATGACGACGAACGTGCTCCCGTCCGCTCGGAGGCGCCGGATCAAGGTGACGAGGTCGCGCGCCTCCTGCGCACTCAACCCCGCGGTCGGCTCGTCGAGGAGGAGGACGGCCGGACGAGCGACCAGCGCGCGCGCGATCTCCAGCAGGCGCTGCTGGCCAAACGGCAGGTCGCGGGCAAGGTCGTGCTCCCGTCTCTCCAGGCCGACGACGGCCAGGGCTTCCCGCGCCGTGTCGGAGACCTGCCTGTCCTCACGCACGGCCGCCGGAAGCGCGAGCGCAGCGTGGAGCAGCCCGGTATGGGTCCAGCGATGGCAGCCGACCATCACGTTCTCCGCGACGGTGGTCTCGTTGAAGATGAGGAGGTTCTGAAAGGTGCGGATGATCCCGAGCGAGGCGATGCGCGACGCCGCGAGGCCGGTGATCCGCTGGTCTCGGAAGTAGATGTCGCCCGAGGTGGGGGGTAGGAACCCCGTGATCAGGTTGAACAGGGAGGTCTTTCCCGCGCCGTTCGGGCCGATGATGGCGAGGATTTCCTGGGGGGCGACGGCCATGTCGACGTCGCGCACGGCGACGAGCCCGCCGAACCGCTTCGTCAGGTGCTCGACCCGCAGCACGGCGGTCACGCGCGCCCCTCCTCGGCCGGTTCCGCGTCGGTCGCCCGCGCCGGCGTCCCGAGGGAACGCCCGGAGAGAGCGTGGCGGAGGTCGAGCGCGCCCCGGACGATCCCGCGCGGGAAAAAGATCATGATCAAGACCAGCAGGACGCCGTAGATCGCGGTCTGGTACTCGCCGCCCACGCGGGGGAAGATGCGGGGCACCTCGGTCCGGATCCCCTGGTCCATGATCGTCACAAGCGCCGCCCCGAACAGCCCGCCCCAGATATTGGTGAGCCCGCCCACCGCCGCCATGATGAGGAAGAACAGCGAGGCGAGCAGCGAGAACGGCGATGGGCTGATGAACCGGATGTAGTGCGCGTACAGGGCGCCGGCCAGACCCGCGTACGCCGCGCTCAACACGAAGACCTGCATCTTGTATCGCGGGACATCGATGCCGAGCGCAGCGGCCCCCACCTCGCTCCCCAGGATCGCCCGCAGCGCGCGCCCGGTGCGATGCGAGGTGATGTTCCGAGCGAGGATGAGGGTGACGAACGTGAGCGCCCAGATCGGATAATAGAACTGCCGGTCGGTGGCGAGCCGCACGCCGGCGACCTGGAGCGCGGGGATGTCCCGCAGCCCGTTTCCGCCTCCGGTCACCGGCAGGAGCTGCACCATGAGGACGTTCACGATGATCCCGAACCCCACCGTGGCCAGGACGAAGAAGTGGTCGGCCAGGCGCAGGGTCGGGAGTCCCACGAGATACGCCACGCCCGCGACCGCGGCGATGGCCAGCGGGATCGTGATCCACGGGGTCCACCCCAGATCGCGGCTCAGCAGCGCGGACGCGTAGGCCCCGAGCCCATAGAACGCCGCCTGCCCGAGCGAGACCTGGCCCGAGCACCCCAGGAGGATCAGGCCCAGGGTCACGATCGCGTAGAGCCCGATGATGTTCAGGACATTGAACGCATACGCGGTCGAGACGGCGAACGGCAGGGCGCCGATCACGAGCGCGAGCACGCCGAGCGCGATCCGCTCCCGCATCACGCCTGTCTCCGCTGGGCGCCGTGGAGCAGCCCTTCACGCTGCAAGAACAGGACGATGAGCAGCACGAGGAAGGTGATCGCCGTCCCGTACCCGGGGGAGAGGTAGCCGGTCGTCAGGGCCTCGATGATCCCTACCAGGTACCCGCCGATGACCGCGGCCGGCGCGCTCGTGAGCCCGCCGATGACCGCGGCCACGAACCCTTTCAAACCGAGCGACAAGCCCATGTCGTAGGTCGCGCCGGTGATCGGGGTGATCACGATCCCGGCCACCGCTCCGAGCCCGGCGCTCAACGTGAACGCGAGCAGAGACATTCGCCGAGGGCTGATGCCGACGAGTCTCGAGGCGAACGCATTGTCCGCGCACGCGCGGACCGCCGCACCCGGTACGGTGCGGACGAAGAAGGTAAACAGCCCCAGCACGACGGCGACGGACAACCCGATCGCCCACATCGCCTGGCGGACGAGGACGCCGCCGAGGACGATCAGTGCCGGCCCCGGGGTGAACTCGGGGATCGCGTACGGATCCGCGCCCCACAGCATCAGCGCAATCCCGCGAAACGCCATCGAGACCCCGAACGTGATGATGATGAGGGTGAGCGGGTGGCCGCCGAACGCCGGCTGGATCGCCAGCCGCTCCGTCGCCGCCCCGAGCACGCACACGATCGCCACCGCGCAGAGCGCCGCCACCCCGAGCGGCAGGTGCCAGGTCAGCAGGCTCGCGCACACGAGCGCGCTCAGCATCGAGAACTCGCCCTGCGCGAAATTCAGGATCCCGGTGACGGTGTAGATGAGGACGAAGCCGAGGGCCACCAAGGCGTAAATGCTGCCGACGGTGATGCCGGTGAGGAGCAGCTGGGGCAGCAGCGCGAGCATGACGACCCGGAGGGCGGGCCGGTCACCGCCGCCGGCCCACCTCGAGCCCCGCTACTTCCAGATGTCCCAGTTGCCGTTCTTGATGACCACGAGCACCATATCCTTGGTGGTCAGCCCGTTGTGATTCTGAGGGGACAGGTTGAAGACCCCGCCGGTCCCGACGAACCCCTTGAGATGCTCCAGATAGTCGCGGATCTTGGCCTTATCGGGGCCCACATGCCGGATCGCGTCGAGGAGCATCGTGAGCCCGTCGAGGGCGTGGCCGCCGAATGTGTTGGCCGCGTACTTGTTGGCCGCCTCGAAGTCCTTGGCGTACTTTTCGAGTAAGGCCTTCTGAGGGTCGCCCGCGGGCAGCTTATCGACGATGAGCAGCTTGCCCGAGGGGAACACCACGCCGTCCGCGGCCGGCCCGGCCAGCTGGATGAACGCTTTATTGGCGATCCCGTGGCTTTCCAGGATCGGTGTCTTCATGCCGAGCTGGCGAATGTTCTTCGCGGCGATGGATGCGGTCGGCGGCGTGCTCCAGACGACCATCGCGTCGGGGTTCTTGACCCGCGCGCGCGCCACCTGAACGCTCAGGTCGGTGTCGGTGGCCGCGAACGGCTCGGTGTCGACCAGCGTGATCCCTTGGTGGAGACCGTAGGTGCGCAGGGCGACGAGGCCGTCCTGCCCGAAGTCGTCGTTCCGGTAGAGGAACGCGAACGTCTTGATATGCAGGGCCAGGAGATACTGCATCGCGGTTGCGGCGGCGACATCGTTGCGCTGCGGCATCTGGAACACCCAGGCCCGACTGGGGACGCTGATCGTCGTGCTGGCCGCCACCGACATGAACGGGGTCTCCGCGGCCATGGCGTAGTCGGCCATCGCCTGCGACTCGGGGCTGGTCGTTCCGCCGACGACCGCGACGACGTTGTCCTCGGTCACGGCCTTCTTGATGAGCAGGACCGCCTTTGTGGGGTCGGTCTCGCTGTCGTAGGTGATGAGCTGGACCGGCCGCCCGCCGATGGGGGTGGCAGCGAGCTGGGCCTGCAGCATCGTGGCCGTGTCTTTCTCCGGCTTGCCGAGCGAACTGCCCGGCCCGGTCACGGCGAACACGGTACCGATCTTGATCGGCGCGCCCTGGCCGAGCACCGGCGGTGCAGTGAAGAACGCTCCCGCGGCGAGCGCGACCACCAACGCGATGACGGTGAGCCTGCGCGATAATGACAGCACCGTAACCACCACCCCCCTGGGCCGTGCCCCGTGCGACTGACCGGCCTGCCCCCCGCATGGGAGGCCTGCCCGCGTTCGGTCTAATGGTATCATATACGAGGACCGGACCATCCACGTGGCTCCGAGGACGCCACCGGGAGGCGTGAGACGATGCCGGCGAGAGCGGGAGCCCAGTTTCTGCAAGGACTGCGGGATCACCCCCGGGACCTCTGGCTCGAAGGCGAGCGGGTGGCCGACCCGGTCGAGCATCCCGCGTTCCGAAACGTAGTGCGGAGCGTGGCCGCTCTGTACGACATGCAACATGACCCGGCTGTGCGAAACGAGATGACCTACGTCTCGCCGACGACGGCCGACCGGGTCGGGCTGTCCTTCTTGATGCCCCACAGCCACGACGACCTGGTGCGCGTACGGAAGATGATGAAGCGGTGGGCGGATTACTCCGGCGGGTTCATGGGACGCACCCCGGATTACCTGAACCGGTCGCTCGCCGGATTCGCGGCGGCCGCCGCCTACTGTGCCGAGAACGACCCGCGGTTCGGCGAGAACATCCGCCGGTACTACGAGCTCGTACGCGAGCGCGATTTGTGCCTCACCCACACGCTGATCAATCCCCAGGCCAACCGGTCGGTCGGTCCGTCCCAGCAGGCCGATCCGTATCTCGCGGCGCGGATCGTGGAGGAGGACCACCGGGGTCTCGTCCTGCGTGGCGCCCGCATGCTGGCCACGCTGCCCACGGCCGACGAGATCATGGTGTTCCCGTCGACGCTCTTAAAGGCGGGCCCGGACGACGCCCCCTACGCCTACGCGCTGGCGCTCCCCACCGACACGCCGGGCCTGCGCTTCCTCTGCCGGGAATCGTTCGACTACGGGAAATCGCCCCTGGACCACCCACTGGGGTCTCGCTTCGAAGAGATGGATGCGGTCGTCATCTTCGATAACGTCAGGGTGCCGTGGGAGCGGGTGTTCCTGTTGCGGGATGTGGAGAAGTGCAACAAGGCGTTCGCGGCGACCGGCGCGGTGGCGCAGATGGCGCATCAAGTCGTGACCAAGAACGTCGCCAAGACCGAGTTTATCCTCGGCGTGGCCTCGCTCATCGTCGACACCATCGCCATCGAGCAGTTTCAACACGTCCATGAGAAGATGGCTGAGATCATCATCACCCTGGAAACGATGCGGGCGTTCCTCCGCACGAGCGAGGTCGAAGCGCAGGTGAACCGCTGGGGGATCATGCAGCCGGCCTGGCCGCCGCTGGACGCGGCGCGGAACGCCTACACGCGGATGTACCCGCATCTGGTGGAAATCCTCCAACAGCTCGGCGCCTCGGGGCTCATGGCCATCCCAACGGAGAAGGACCTGCGGGGGCCCGAGAAGGAGACGATCCGCAGGTACTACCAGGCGGCGCGCGCGGACGCCGCGGACCGGATCAAGCTGTTCCGGCTCGCCTGGGATATCGCGGTCAGTGCGTTCGGGTCGCGGCAGGCCTTGTACGAACGGTTCTTCTTCGGCGACCCGGTGCGCATGGCCGGCGCCATGTTCAACGCCTACGATCGCACGCCGTACATGGAGCGCGTGAAGGAGTTTCTCGATCGTGCGGAGCGGGCCGCGCCGGAGCTCCTGCCCGCGCCGAACGACTGAGGCGGAGGATCCCGTGGACGAGGCACCGCCCGACCCGACCGAGTTCCGGCGGATGATGGGCCTGTTCGCGACGGGGGTCACGGTCATCACGGCCCAGGTCGCCGGCGAGATCCACGGGATGACGGCCAACGCCGTGATGTCCCTCTCGCTCGATCCGTTGCTGCTGTGCGTCGCGGTGAGCCGCACCGCACGGATGCATGCATTCTTGACGGGGGCCGGCGGGTTCGCGCTCAACATCCTGTCCGAGGACCAGCAGGCGCTTTCGCAGTTCTTTGCGGGGGCCTGGCGGCATGCGTCGCCGCCCGAATACCGCCTGCACCCCTGGGTGGGCGGCCCGCGCCTGGTGGGCTGCCTCGCCGCGGCGGGCTGCCGGATCGACACAGTGCTGGACGGCGGCGATCATCACCTGTTTCTCGCCCGCGTGCTCGCGCTGCACCGGACGGAGGGACCGCTCAACCCGCTGCTGTTCTTCGGCGGCCACTACCACCGGCTTCGGGAACCGGCGGGGGTGCCGCGCGATCCCATCGAGGTCTGGAACCCCGAGGAGGTGCAGATCTTCTATGAACCCTGAGATCGACCTGGCCCCGGGGCACCCCGAGTTCAACATCCTGCGCGCCGGCCACGCCGAGTTTCGCGTGACCGACCTGGGGCGGGCCCGCGCATTTTACGTCGATCTGCTGGGTTTTGTCGAGAGCGAGCAGCAGGGGGAGCGTCTGTACCTGCGCGGCTACGAAGAGCGCGATCACCACAGCCTCGTGCTGCGGCGCGCCGCCTCTCCGGGCGTCGGCCACATCGCCTTCCGCGTGGCGTCCGAGGAGGACCTGGAGCGGCTTGAGCATCTCCACCGGCGCCATGATCTTCCCGCGCGTTGGGTCCATGAGGAAGCCGGCCAGGGCCGGGCGCTGCGCGTACAAGACCCGGCGGGCCTGCCGGTCGAATTCTATCACCAGATCGATCAGGTGGAGCGGCTGCTGCAGCGGTACGACCTGTATCGCGGCGCGTGTATCATGCGGGTGGACCATTTCAACTGCCAGGTCCCCGATGTCGTGACGGCGGCGCGCTGGTATCAGAAGGCGCTGGGCCTCGGGTGCTCGGAGTACTTCGAGAGCGCCGATGACCCCCCGCAGTTGTGGGGGATCTGGCTGCACCGCAAACAGAACGTGCACGACATCGCGCTGATGACCGGGGTCGGCCCGCGCGTACACCACGCGGCATTCTGGGTACAGGATCAGTCGAGCGTGCTGCGCGCCTGCGACATCCTCGCCGCCGCCCGGATGACCGATCGGATCGAGCGGGGCCCAGGTCGCCACGGGCTGTCCAACGCCTTTTTTCTCTACCTCCGCGACCCGGACAATAACCGGATCGAGTTGTACACCGGCGATTATCTCATCGCCGATCCAGACTGGCGGCCGATCCGCTGGCGGCTCAATGATCCGCAGGCAGCCACTTTTTGGGGACATCCCGCCCCGTCCTCCTGGTTCGAGGACGCATCACAAGTGGAATCCATCGTGGACGGCTCGTTTGTGGAAACCCGCCCGCCCCGGTTGCGAGACAGGCCGAGCTTCGTGACGTAGATCGCGTTGCAGTGACTATCCCCGCAGGCCGGTGGTGCCGATCCCCTCGATGATCTGGCGCTGCGCCAGCAGAAACGCGGCCACCGTGGGCAGGACGGTCATCACGGTCGCCGCCATCAAGAGGTTGTACTCCGTGCTCACGTTCTGAGAGAACGCCAACAACCCCACCTGCACGGTGCGCATGTTTTCCGTCGAGGTCGCCACCAATGGCCACAGCAGGTCATTCCAGGCCCGGAGGAAG
This is a stretch of genomic DNA from bacterium. It encodes these proteins:
- the hpaD gene encoding 3,4-dihydroxyphenylacetate 2,3-dioxygenase — protein: MNPEIDLAPGHPEFNILRAGHAEFRVTDLGRARAFYVDLLGFVESEQQGERLYLRGYEERDHHSLVLRRAASPGVGHIAFRVASEEDLERLEHLHRRHDLPARWVHEEAGQGRALRVQDPAGLPVEFYHQIDQVERLLQRYDLYRGACIMRVDHFNCQVPDVVTAARWYQKALGLGCSEYFESADDPPQLWGIWLHRKQNVHDIALMTGVGPRVHHAAFWVQDQSSVLRACDILAAARMTDRIERGPGRHGLSNAFFLYLRDPDNNRIELYTGDYLIADPDWRPIRWRLNDPQAATFWGHPAPSSWFEDASQVESIVDGSFVETRPPRLRDRPSFVT
- a CDS encoding flavin reductase family protein, yielding MDEAPPDPTEFRRMMGLFATGVTVITAQVAGEIHGMTANAVMSLSLDPLLLCVAVSRTARMHAFLTGAGGFALNILSEDQQALSQFFAGAWRHASPPEYRLHPWVGGPRLVGCLAAAGCRIDTVLDGGDHHLFLARVLALHRTEGPLNPLLFFGGHYHRLREPAGVPRDPIEVWNPEEVQIFYEP
- a CDS encoding branched-chain amino acid ABC transporter permease; this encodes MRERIALGVLALVIGALPFAVSTAYAFNVLNIIGLYAIVTLGLILLGCSGQVSLGQAAFYGLGAYASALLSRDLGWTPWITIPLAIAAVAGVAYLVGLPTLRLADHFFVLATVGFGIIVNVLMVQLLPVTGGGNGLRDIPALQVAGVRLATDRQFYYPIWALTFVTLILARNITSHRTGRALRAILGSEVGAAALGIDVPRYKMQVFVLSAAYAGLAGALYAHYIRFISPSPFSLLASLFFLIMAAVGGLTNIWGGLFGAALVTIMDQGIRTEVPRIFPRVGGEYQTAIYGVLLVLIMIFFPRGIVRGALDLRHALSGRSLGTPARATDAEPAEEGRA
- a CDS encoding ABC transporter substrate-binding protein, yielding MLSLSRRLTVIALVVALAAGAFFTAPPVLGQGAPIKIGTVFAVTGPGSSLGKPEKDTATMLQAQLAATPIGGRPVQLITYDSETDPTKAVLLIKKAVTEDNVVAVVGGTTSPESQAMADYAMAAETPFMSVAASTTISVPSRAWVFQMPQRNDVAAATAMQYLLALHIKTFAFLYRNDDFGQDGLVALRTYGLHQGITLVDTEPFAATDTDLSVQVARARVKNPDAMVVWSTPPTASIAAKNIRQLGMKTPILESHGIANKAFIQLAGPAADGVVFPSGKLLIVDKLPAGDPQKALLEKYAKDFEAANKYAANTFGGHALDGLTMLLDAIRHVGPDKAKIRDYLEHLKGFVGTGGVFNLSPQNHNGLTTKDMVLVVIKNGNWDIWK
- a CDS encoding ABC transporter ATP-binding protein, whose product is MSGALLEVSGLIARRGSVQVLHGIDLDVRPQEILAIIGPNGAGKSTLLGTIAGVYPPRAGAIIFDGRPITGTAAEAIVRLGISLVPERRQVFNTLTVRHNLVLGGYHRYWRDRAAVRDDVSRPYMIFPKLGALDRRLGGTLSGGEQQMLAIGRGLMSRPRVLLLDEPSLGLAPLVVREIVKALARLRRDEGLTVVLVEQNVKAAMTIADRVCVMERGRIVLRGTPSELLAHPGIKSAYLGKGYEIAGELAP
- a CDS encoding ABC transporter ATP-binding protein is translated as MTAVLRVEHLTKRFGGLVAVRDVDMAVAPQEILAIIGPNGAGKTSLFNLITGFLPPTSGDIYFRDQRITGLAASRIASLGIIRTFQNLLIFNETTVAENVMVGCHRWTHTGLLHAALALPAAVREDRQVSDTAREALAVVGLERREHDLARDLPFGQQRLLEIARALVARPAVLLLDEPTAGLSAQEARDLVTLIRRLRADGSTFVVIEHNMDVVMEAADRVVVLDYGEKIAVGPPQAIQQDPRVIAAYLGEDVAAVSRSGGDASPGGAP
- a CDS encoding branched-chain amino acid ABC transporter permease codes for the protein MLALLPQLLLTGITVGSIYALVALGFVLIYTVTGILNFAQGEFSMLSALVCASLLTWHLPLGVAALCAVAIVCVLGAATERLAIQPAFGGHPLTLIIITFGVSMAFRGIALMLWGADPYAIPEFTPGPALIVLGGVLVRQAMWAIGLSVAVVLGLFTFFVRTVPGAAVRACADNAFASRLVGISPRRMSLLAFTLSAGLGAVAGIVITPITGATYDMGLSLGLKGFVAAVIGGLTSAPAAVIGGYLVGIIEALTTGYLSPGYGTAITFLVLLIVLFLQREGLLHGAQRRQA
- the hpaB gene encoding 4-hydroxyphenylacetate 3-monooxygenase, oxygenase component, which translates into the protein MPARAGAQFLQGLRDHPRDLWLEGERVADPVEHPAFRNVVRSVAALYDMQHDPAVRNEMTYVSPTTADRVGLSFLMPHSHDDLVRVRKMMKRWADYSGGFMGRTPDYLNRSLAGFAAAAAYCAENDPRFGENIRRYYELVRERDLCLTHTLINPQANRSVGPSQQADPYLAARIVEEDHRGLVLRGARMLATLPTADEIMVFPSTLLKAGPDDAPYAYALALPTDTPGLRFLCRESFDYGKSPLDHPLGSRFEEMDAVVIFDNVRVPWERVFLLRDVEKCNKAFAATGAVAQMAHQVVTKNVAKTEFILGVASLIVDTIAIEQFQHVHEKMAEIIITLETMRAFLRTSEVEAQVNRWGIMQPAWPPLDAARNAYTRMYPHLVEILQQLGASGLMAIPTEKDLRGPEKETIRRYYQAARADAADRIKLFRLAWDIAVSAFGSRQALYERFFFGDPVRMAGAMFNAYDRTPYMERVKEFLDRAERAAPELLPAPND